CCCACTTTTAAAATGGCTGCTACGCCCCTGACCccaaatcatcactgactgtggaaactttacactggacctcaagcaacgtggattgtgtgcctctcctctcccagagtcctccagactctgggaccctgatttccaaaggaaatgcaaaatttactttcatcagagaacataactttggacctttttgtctttagcccagatgagacgcttctgacgctgtctgttgttcaagagtggcttgacacaaggaatgcgacagctgaaacccatgtcttgcatacgtctgtgcgtagtggttcttgaggcactgactccagctgcagtccactctttgtgaatctccccctcatttttgaatgggttttgttttacaatcctctccagggtgtggttatccctattgcttgtagacctttttctaccacatattttccttccctttgcctctctattaatgtgcttggatacagagctctgtgaacagccagcctcttttgcaatgaccttttgtgtcttgccctccttgtgcaaggtgtcaatggtcgtcttttggacaactgtcaagtcagcagtcttccccattattgtgtagcctacagaactagactgagagaccatttaaaagcttttgcaggtgttttgagttaattagctgattagagtgtggcacaggtgtcttcaatattgaaccttttcacaatattctaattttctgagatactaaatttgtgattttccttagttgtcagttataatcatcaaaattaaaagaaataaagatttgaaatatatctgtctgtgtgtaatgaatgaatataatatacaagtttctctttttgaatggaattagtgaaataaatcaacttgttgatgatattctaattatatgaccagcacctgtatgaaGTCAGTTCTCTTCAAATAGGGGAACCACATTAACTATTAACATGATCCACTAACCACAAACAACCACAAGACTGTTTTCATCTTCAACATTGCACCTATTATTTTAGCATTTCAAAGCCAACAAACTTTTTTCTGTCAGATGTTTTGATTGTAAAGTGTGTTTGAGCATCTGCTATATATTTGGGAATTTAATGCATGAGAAAGGATAGAAGAAATCAGTGCAATTTACATAATCAGAAAGAAAAAGCTGCTCTAAAAATTTTCTTAATGATCACACTACATATAGGTACTATCCTCAGTACTCTGAATGGATGGATGTGTGGTGAAATATATGCAGCTCCACCCACCTCTGCTTATACAGCCAAGATCAGGAGGTGTTTCAACGTAAAACTGTTAGTAATGAGCTTCTAGAGTGAGGAGGACAGTGTCATACTACATGCGTGCTGCCTACTACAGCATGTGCACTTACACTGAAGCGCGCAGCCCGTGAAGACGGTGATCAGATGCTCCGGACTGTGAGTGTGAGAGTTTGGATGATGCCGCCGGCTGTGCCGCTGACGCTTGTCTGCGCGATGCTGTGCGTCTCCACATGCGTCGCGTTGTGTCCGCCGCGCTGCGAGTGCTCTGAAAGTCAACATACGGTGCGCTGCGCGTCTGTCGGGCTGTTCCGTATCCCAGCCGCGATCCCGAGCGACACGAGCAGCCTAATCATCACCGGAAACACGATTCCCAGACTCGATCACAGCGCGTTCAACGGACTGCAGAACGTCACCCACCTGAACCTAAGCAATAATGGGTAAGAAATAAAATATGGTCAgtaaatatctatctatctatctatctatctatctatctatctatctatctatctatctatctatctatctatctatctatctatctatctatctatctatctatctatctatctatcttgtcTGTcactgtctatctgtctgtcgatcgatttgtctatctatctgtccatcttgTCTGTTACTCTGTCTGTCAATCGATCTGTCCATCTGtcgctctatctatctatctatttatctatctgtctgtccatcttgTCTGtcactctgtctgtctgtcgctctatctatctatctatctatctacttgTCTATCGATCAATCTCTCTATTCTGACAGTAATTTAGTCATgtgctctttcttttttttgtgtattccacCATTTAAAATCctcttaaaatgcatttaaacatttttaaatccaTTGAAAAACTTTTTCCATTCTTTGTCAGCATTATGGAGGTTGGATCGCATGCGTTCTCCTCTCTGCACATGCTGCGTTCTTTAATCCTGAACAACAACCAGCTTGTGCTCATCCATCCAGAGGCGTTCTCCGTGCCTGGAAGCCCCCTGCAGGAGCTTAGCCTCCGCTCGTCTCTCTTCAACTACACATCTCTGACTGACCTCATCACCGCCCTGCGCTGGGGCGAGCTCACAAATCTGCTGCGCCTCGACCTGTCGGGCAACCGCCTTGTCCTCTTACCCCCGGGGATGTTCGCTCCTCTGCCGAACCTGCAGCATCTAAATCTGAACAACAACTCTCTGGTGGCCGTCTACAACAGCACTTTCTCTGGTATTGATCAACTTTTGGAGCTGGACTTGACCAGAAATGCTTTTAGAACTATCAACGATGAGGGTCTTCACGAGTTGGAGCGACTCGGCCGGGTCCGTCTGCTGTTGGGTCAGAATCCTTACGTGTGCACGTGTGAAGTGCAAGAGTTTGCAAATTGGCTAAATAGTTCAAAGGTCAGGGTGGGCGATGCGGACAGGCTGTATTGCGAGTTCCCTGCGGCGCTGCGTGACATGTCTTTGCGGGTTCTCAGTGCACAAGCGTTGGGGTGTTACGGTAAACCGTATGAAGAGATTACCAACTTGTCCCTACATACTTCCTACGTGTTCCTTGGATTAGTGCTGGGATTCGTTGGCATGGTCTTTCTACTTGTTGTCTACCTCAACAGAAAGGGTATCAAGAAATGGATCACAGACATACATGAAGCATGCCGAGATGTGCTGGAGGGGTATCATTACCGTTACGAAATTGACTCTGACCCACGACTGGGCCATGTTCCAAATATTAACCAGGGACGGCCTCGAAATGACCCGCATTTGGGGCACATCCCTTCTGACGCCCGTATCACACAGATTCCGTCGGATGTGACACTATAACTGGACTCCAAATTGATGCACAATGAACCCATTTTTATAGAAATGTTTATAGATATTATGTCCTATTATTTCAGTCTGTAGCAAAGTGGAAAAATCATGGAAAATTATTTGTAATTGAGACTAGTGGTCAGCAGATATTATTAACTAGAGAGATGGCTGGCTGATGGCTTATGTAATGCCAATTTATGCATGATGTAGgctaatacaatatatatttgatatatacagtatatatttgaCCAGTGCAATATGAGTCATCGCAATTTTTGGTCTGTTTTCCACAAGGAGAAATtgtaaaaaattgcaaaaaatgctgggttaaaaaaaaaaacaagttgggttgaaaatggacaaacccagtggttgggttaaatgtttccccaacgtgctgggcagttttatttaacccaagtattgtttaaaaatgcctatatggctggcttaaaatgaacccaacataggttggaaattaaatatcagacacataattactagaggcaacaataatgatcaaaaggtaaacatttattaataagcaatttaataaatgttcattgtttaattattattgtttgaaattattaacaaatgttaatttattaagcatattaatgttaatttccaacatactttgagttcattttaagcaagcaatacagtcattttttaaacaatagtttagttaaataaaactacccagcaggttgggcaaaaaATGTAACCcgaccgctgggttaaaactaccCAAGCCCCAACTGGGTTTGTCcaatttcaacccaacttgggttgttttaacccagcattttttagagtgtatactTTATCTACTAAAGATTGAATTTGTCAATGTGTAGGATTTCACTAGCATTAACCGACATGGACTAAAAGCCACAAAACACATGTACATCTATATGCTGAAATTAtaactttttcacaatatttacTAAAATATCTGAAAACTGTGTATTATCCATTGTCTGTTGATAATCAGCCAGTTTTAATGAGCTCAAAACACCATCTGATTTACCAGTCTATTGTTGTCTTGCCAAACTTTCAAGGTTTATAAGGAGACCTGAAGACGCACTGAATGACTTCTCATGTGCATCTAACCCTATCTGACTGAATTATACTCTCCATTATATTTCATAACCTATGCAGCAGATTAAAACGCTGCTCTCCATCACATTATGAGGTGCAGCCCACAGCATTCGCTGCTAGATTGCGTCCTCAATATTTCGATACGGTTGAGGAAAGGAGGGAAATGAAGGGGTGTATTGGGGAAAATGGGGCACAATGAAGGATTTGGAGTCTAATGTTCCCTGCGAGCACATAGTGAATCtctttgtgtgcatgtgtgcttGCTAGAGCTTGGAACTAATGACTGCAATTGATCAAGACCAGACAGCTCATATTAATCTGTGTCTCCACTTTTGGCAAAGCAGTATATTACAGCATGTTTGGGGGGAAAAACCTCACCCCTGGTGTGTGTGCATACACAGTTATAGCATAATATTAAAACGTTGTCCACTCAAAGGAAACTAAAATGCTTCTGTTGCTATGTGAAACAGTGTCAATGAATCTGTAGTTCTCATTTATTATAGCCTATATGCATAATTCCAGAGAATACATAAATGTACTATTATTTGGAGTTCCCACTGCTTTTGAACAATGAATTTCCATGACATTTTTAGTCATTCATGATTATTTGAcaaggatttttaaaaaaatcatcttCTCAGGAGGGAATTCTTAACAGCTGAGCAAAACCAGAAACTCAAAATGTATATAACTTTTTAAGAtttctatttgtttttttacatctgGGAATCACGATTTTAAAATTTCCTGTTATTTCCAGAATTTCAATGACCGTGGGTATTATTTCATTCAGGACCTGTTTCAACACCCAGgaacacattttccatttctaTTATTGTTGAAattgcatatatatttttatttgaatggaCTGTTACATTGATTTAagatactgtaaaaacagtacATTTAGATAAGCACTGCATGGCCCTAATGCAAATAATGGATTTTAGATCAAGAGAACTTCTTTAAAACAATAACctgttacaaatgtatttttggTACATGACAAATACCTcagattattttatttggaGTTATAGTCAAGAATGAATGACACTTGTAACATCATGAAGTGAATGTttgaattgtttttattattataagaaCATACACAAATTAACCAAGAACATACTTTTCCACACTTTGCTGTATAAACgctgaaaatatgttttttgctTGATTAAAAGGAAAGCAAAAGTCAATGAGCAAAAAGTACCGTATCTAGGAGGTTTAAGCAACATCCGTTTAAAGCCCTGACGTCACTGCTTACCTGTAAGTGGGCGTTGGATTTACCTGTAGCCGCAGGTAAAATACGGCACGGCTGGGCGAAGGAACGAAGCTTACCGATCAAAGCTTTAGTATGAGCAGAATCTGAAAGCGCGTGTTGCGCGACGAAATCGACACGTTTGACCCATTTTTAGTCAATGAATCAAAACAAAGCTCGATGAAGTGGACGTTTTAAGGAGTCAAAGGGAAAATCTATCACACTCGGCTACTTCCGCGATCTTGAACGACTAGAAGTTGCCTTCAAAACAATTTGAAGATTTCATCCGAGCCTATGCGGTAAGTCTGACACTTTGACAAACCATCTGCTCTGCGAACGACGCGAAGCGACTCGCTAGAACGCTCGCAATCAATGGACCGTAGTGGACGCGTTCTAGTTTGGCCGCTTGCATTGGGTGTAAGGGGAATTTTTAAATGATGATAGCCATTAATATTTCTGTGAAGTCGataaatgtttgtcttttccaGCCATGGCATACAGACGAGAACAGTTAGAGACAGTTAAGACTAAACAATGAAGCATTTAATATTGTACTTGACAGACAAACTGCATTTTGGCAATAAAGGCAATTCATATAGGCTATTCCATCTGTTAAAAATCCAAATAAAGTGTTTGGTACTGACAAGAGCGCACTTTACAGGCCTGCTTTATGTCTGCTTAACTCTATGTATACTGATCATGACCagaaacaaataaacagacatttCTATACATTTATAGACTATCTGTCAAAGGTTGATGACAAATGACAATACTTATCATCTATATCTGGCATTCGCAGTTTGGATGGTATGTTGCTTTCTGAGAATCGATGACCATATTCAGGGAAAACACATCTCTCATGACAAAGAATGCAAACTTCAAGTCAAACACTGACTGTATGAAAGGTGAAGACGCAAGGGAgtgtatttaaaatgcatttaaaatgaataacttGATGATCGAGTAATTCCTGCCCACCAATGGAAACCCTCTTTCCTAAATCTAAACATGCTAAGCAAGAGCTACATAAGATGTAGCTCAAGATTTGCTCTTTTTTCATGTGCAATATTAATATCTTGA
The Chanodichthys erythropterus isolate Z2021 chromosome 2, ASM2448905v1, whole genome shotgun sequence DNA segment above includes these coding regions:
- the tpbg1a gene encoding trophoblast glycoprotein-like produces the protein MLRTVSVRVWMMPPAVPLTLVCAMLCVSTCVALCPPRCECSESQHTVRCASVGLFRIPAAIPSDTSSLIITGNTIPRLDHSAFNGLQNVTHLNLSNNGIMEVGSHAFSSLHMLRSLILNNNQLVLIHPEAFSVPGSPLQELSLRSSLFNYTSLTDLITALRWGELTNLLRLDLSGNRLVLLPPGMFAPLPNLQHLNLNNNSLVAVYNSTFSGIDQLLELDLTRNAFRTINDEGLHELERLGRVRLLLGQNPYVCTCEVQEFANWLNSSKVRVGDADRLYCEFPAALRDMSLRVLSAQALGCYGKPYEEITNLSLHTSYVFLGLVLGFVGMVFLLVVYLNRKGIKKWITDIHEACRDVLEGYHYRYEIDSDPRLGHVPNINQGRPRNDPHLGHIPSDARITQIPSDVTL